A genomic region of Rhodospirillales bacterium contains the following coding sequences:
- a CDS encoding adenylosuccinate synthase — MGNVAVIGSQWGDEGKGKIVDWLSSRADVVVRFQGGHNAGHTLVIDGVEYKLHLLPSGIVRPGKISVIGNGVVVDPWALLDEIETVKAKGVAIGPENLRIAENVNLILPVHQEMDGALEAARGKGQLGTTRRGIGPAYEDKVARRGIRLCDLYHPDFLQEKIESLMIHHNALLKGLGAEPVDPVETYDRLMAVSEKILPYADPVWRTLDKARYERKKILFEGAQGVMLDVDHGTYPFVTSSNIVAAQAATGSGMGVKAINYVLGITKAYTTRVGTGPFPTELHDEVGERLGQRGHEFGTTTGRKRRCGWFDAVLVRQAVKVGGIDGIALTKLDVLDGMDEIKICVGYELDGKRVDYYPASQIQQAAVTPIYETVKGWSETTYGARSWNDLPAEAVKYVRHIEELIGAPVTLLSTSPERDDTILVQDPFFAG, encoded by the coding sequence ATGGGTAACGTTGCTGTTATTGGCTCCCAGTGGGGAGATGAAGGCAAAGGAAAGATTGTTGACTGGCTGTCGAGCCGTGCCGATGTCGTGGTGCGTTTCCAAGGCGGGCATAATGCCGGCCATACGCTGGTGATCGACGGGGTGGAATACAAGCTTCATTTATTGCCTTCGGGCATCGTGCGCCCCGGAAAGATATCCGTAATCGGTAACGGCGTGGTGGTTGATCCGTGGGCGCTGCTTGACGAAATTGAAACCGTGAAGGCCAAGGGCGTTGCTATCGGTCCTGAAAATTTGCGGATTGCTGAAAATGTTAATTTGATCCTGCCGGTGCATCAGGAAATGGACGGGGCGCTAGAGGCTGCACGTGGCAAGGGGCAACTGGGGACGACCCGCCGCGGGATTGGCCCGGCTTACGAAGACAAAGTGGCGCGGCGCGGCATTCGTCTGTGCGACCTTTATCATCCTGACTTTTTACAGGAAAAAATCGAAAGCCTGATGATCCATCACAATGCGCTGTTGAAGGGGCTGGGGGCAGAGCCGGTCGATCCGGTGGAAACCTATGACCGCTTGATGGCTGTGTCTGAAAAAATTCTGCCTTATGCCGACCCGGTTTGGCGGACTCTCGACAAAGCTCGCTACGAGCGCAAGAAAATCCTGTTTGAGGGGGCGCAAGGCGTGATGCTGGATGTCGATCATGGTACCTATCCGTTCGTCACGTCGTCGAACATCGTAGCGGCGCAGGCGGCGACCGGCTCCGGCATGGGGGTTAAGGCGATCAATTATGTTCTGGGGATTACCAAAGCCTATACCACGCGCGTGGGCACCGGCCCTTTTCCGACGGAGCTGCATGATGAGGTAGGGGAACGGCTGGGCCAGCGCGGTCATGAATTTGGCACGACAACAGGCCGTAAACGCCGCTGTGGCTGGTTTGATGCTGTATTGGTGCGGCAGGCTGTCAAAGTCGGCGGTATTGACGGGATCGCCCTGACCAAGCTGGATGTGCTTGACGGGATGGATGAAATCAAGATTTGCGTCGGCTATGAGCTCGATGGCAAGCGGGTCGATTATTATCCGGCTTCCCAGATACAGCAGGCGGCTGTGACGCCGATCTATGAAACGGTGAAGGGGTGGAGCGAGACGACCTATGGCGCCCGCTCGTGGAACGATTTGCCGGCGGAAGCCGTTAAATATGTCCGCCATATCGAGGAGTTGATTGGTGCACCTGTGACGCTTTTATCCACTAGCCCGGAACGGGACGATACGATTTTGGTGCAGGATCCGTTTTTTGCCGGTTAA
- the thiD gene encoding bifunctional hydroxymethylpyrimidine kinase/phosphomethylpyrimidine kinase — protein MTKQILCIGQSDSCAVAGVQADLKTIHALGGYAATVLTAVSAKNTQGYRDTMVLPEDIVSRQVEAVLDDLDISVIKTGMMASTGMINLVAPYIEKARTAGVKIVIDPVMNTRFDRVILNKEAKDALKRVMLIHADVLIPNVKEAEELTGMSIRDIDDMKHAAEMLTTLGPKAVILRGGDMISGDQVIVDVLVDDDGAEVCQSDRSATSEKDGVGATLSSAIAISLAQGMTLSESYVRARTFVNKGMAKAEPIGKGFGPLNHCVDDQ, from the coding sequence ATGACAAAGCAAATTCTATGTATCGGCCAATCGGATAGCTGCGCCGTTGCCGGCGTTCAGGCGGATCTGAAAACTATTCATGCGCTGGGCGGCTATGCCGCAACCGTATTGACGGCCGTGTCGGCCAAAAACACGCAAGGGTATCGCGATACGATGGTGTTGCCTGAGGATATTGTGTCCCGGCAAGTCGAAGCTGTTCTGGATGATCTTGATATTTCCGTGATTAAAACCGGGATGATGGCCAGCACCGGCATGATTAATCTGGTGGCGCCCTATATTGAAAAAGCCCGTACCGCCGGGGTTAAAATTGTCATTGATCCTGTGATGAATACGCGCTTTGACCGCGTGATCTTGAACAAGGAAGCCAAGGATGCCTTGAAACGCGTGATGCTGATTCATGCGGATGTCCTGATCCCCAATGTGAAAGAAGCTGAAGAGCTGACGGGGATGAGTATCCGCGATATTGACGATATGAAGCATGCCGCCGAGATGTTGACGACGCTGGGGCCGAAGGCGGTTATCTTGCGCGGCGGGGATATGATTTCGGGCGATCAGGTGATTGTTGATGTTCTGGTTGACGATGACGGGGCCGAAGTTTGCCAGTCCGATCGTAGCGCGACATCCGAAAAAGACGGTGTGGGGGCGACGTTAAGTTCCGCCATTGCCATATCGTTGGCGCAGGGAATGACCTTATCGGAATCTTATGTACGGGCGCGGACGTTTGTGAACAAGGGTATGGCTAAGGCTGAGCCCATCGGTAAAGGGTTTGGTCCGTTAAATCATTGTGTAGACGACCAATAA